AGACGATCGACACGGCGCACGGCCGCACGGTCGTGCACCACGCGGCCTCGCCGACCGACCGGTCAGCACGACGCCGGGCGACCGTCATGCTGCACGGCGCGGCCGGCTCGTGGACGACCTGGACCCCCCTGCTGCAGGCCGCCCGCGAGGTGGACGCGGTCGTCTCCCGTCCGGTGCTGATCGACCTGCCCGGCTGGGGTGACTCGCCCGAGCCCGACCCGGGCCTCGACGTCGAGTCGGCCGCCGCCGTGGTGGTCGAGGTCGCCGAGGCGCTGGGGGTCACCGAGTTCGACCTCGTGGGCCACTCGATGGGCGCCTTCGTCGCCCTGCACCTGGCCGCCGTCCGCCCCGACCTCGTGCTCAGCGTCTCGGTCGTGTCGGCCACGTCCTTCTCGGCGATCGACGCCGTCACGCACCCGGTGCGCGGCCTCGTGCGACTGCCGGCCTTCACGCTGCTGCGCGCGGTGTTCGGGGTGCTGCCCCGCGCCTCCGCATCCTTGCTGCGCGGCGCGGCGCGCATCGGACTGCTGCGTGCCCTGTCGTCACCCGTGTTCCGCCACGTCGACCGCGTCCCGCGCTCGGTCCTGCAGGCGTTCGTCGCCGAGCTGCGGCCCCGGGGGTTCCTCGCGGCCTCGCGGTCGGGGCAGGGGTACGACGCCTCCCTGTGGCGCGCGATCGACTGCGACGTGGCCGCCGTGAGCGGCGCCGACGACGTCTTCGCCCGGTCGTCCGACCTCGACCGCCTGGGCGAGGTCGTGCGGCACGCCCGGACGACCCTGCTCGCCGACTGCGGGCACTTCGCCCACGTCGAACGACCCCATGAGACGATGCGGGCCCTGGGCTGGGTCGAGGGCTAGGACGCCTCGGCCGTCGGCCCCGTGCCCGCCCCGGCCTCGACCTCGCGCACGATCATCGCGACGCACCGCGCGTGGCCCAGCGGCCGGAAGTGCCCGTCGACCGGGAACTCGAGGTTGACCGCCCCCGGCAGCACGCTCCCCTCGGTGACGTGGGCGTCGAACCGGGACGCCATCGAGGTGATGGTGCGGTTCGCCTCACGCTGCTCGGCGAGCCGCAGCAGGTCGGCGTCGCGGGGCGAGAAGGGCCGCAGCGCCCTGACGGGCAGCACCGTCGCCCAGCGTGACCCCGAGAACGGACTGTTCACCGTCACCATGCGGGCGATGCGTCGATCGGTGTCGGTCGAGACCATCATCGTCTTCCCGACCAGTCCGCCCTTGCTGTGCGCCAGCACCACGACGTCCCGCAGGTCGTGGGCGTCGAGGATGCGCTGGGCGACCTCGGCGGTCGCCGCGATCGGGCGACGGTTGTGCCCCATCCCCGGCACGACGACGATCGGGTGCCCCAGGTCGTTCAGCCGGTCGGCCACTGGACGGAGGAACCGCCAGGTCTCGTAGACGCCCGGCAGCAGCAGCACCGGCTCACGGTCGCCGTCGCGGTAGCGCCTCGGCACCACCCGACCGGACCGCGGCACGAGGTGCACCCACCAGACGTACCGGTAGTCGAGCACGACGGTGCGGAGGAACCGCCGGAGGCCGACCCGACGACGTCCGTGCCCGCGCGACGGTGTGGAGCTCATGCCGCCACGCTAGGCGACGTCAGGCGGCCGTGCCCACCAACGGCAGCTCGCCCCAGGGCTCGCCCTCGGGCCAGGCGATCGACTCGACCGCGGCCCGGGCCATCTCGAGCGTGAGGTCCCAGCGGCCGCAGATCGATGCCCACGGGGGCGGGAAGGAGGCCGCGTCGTCGAGCAGGGCGAGGGCGAGACCGCCGAGCCCGGCTCGGGCCGCCGCACTCGCCGCGTCGGGCAGGGCGTCGGCGAGACCGTGGACGACCCTCACCCGGTGGGCGAAGTCCATCTGCTCGATGTCGTCGAACGCGCCCCAGGCACTCTCGATCTCACGTCGCAGCCGGGTGATCTCGGTCGCGTCGAATCCAGGACGGTCGGCGCGTCCGGGTACCGCTCGTGCCATGTCAGCCCCCCTCAGAGCATGGGCCGAGGATCGGGTACCCGCGGCCGGGCGTCGGCTTCGGTGCCGATGCAGGCGAACATACCATCCGGTACGGTCCGTCCTCCAGGGCCGTGGATCACGAGTCGATCACGGCCGGGAACGCCCCGTCGGCGCGTCCCCGGGGCCGGGTCCGCTGCTCCGGTCGGGCCGTCCTGCCCGCCTGTCCCCCGAAGACTGAGTCGTTGTCGAGGGCCGCGGTCTACCGTCCACCTCGCACCCACCGGTGCGACGACTCCGCACGAACCCACGACGAACGGGAGACATCATGTTCCAGGGATCCGACCAACTCCGCGACAACATGCAGAAGGTCCTCGTCGACCTCATCGAACTGCACGTCCAGGGCAAGCAGGCGCACTGGAACCTGCTCGGCTCGAACTTCCGCGACCTCCACCTGCAGCTCGACGAGATCGTCGACGCCGCCCGCGAGTTCAGCGACGAGGTGGCCGAGCGCATGCGCGCCGTCTACCTGATCCCCGACGGCCGCACCTCGACCGTCACCCGTGGCACCAGCCTGCCCGAGTTCCCCGCCGGCCCCGTCGAGACCACCGCGGTGGTCGACCTGATCGTCGACCGCATGTACGCCGTCACCGGCACGATGCGGACGGTCCACGACGACGTCGACGACGAGGACCCCACGACGGCCGACGTGCTGCACAGCATCCTCGAGCGCCTCGAGCAGCTCGCCTGGATGACCGGTGCCGAGAACCGTCACCCCGAGAAGGACGCCCGCCAGGACGACACCCGTCGGCGTGACGAGGACGCCGCGGCCGAGGGCCTCGACCGCGTCGGCGCCGTCGCCAACTGACCCGACCACCTCACGAGGGCACCGTCCGGAAGCGCGCGACCCGCGCCTCCCGGGCGGTGCCCTCTCTCGTCGAGAGGACGACCCCATGACCGAATCGTTCGACCACGTCATCGTGGGCGGCGGCATGACCGCCGACGCCGCCGCGAAGGCCATCCACGAGGCCACGCCCGACGCGTCGGTGCTGATCGTGAGCGCCGACGTCGACGCGCCCTACACGCGTCCGGCGCTGTCCAAGAAGCTCTGGACCGACCCCGACTACACCGAGGCCGACAACGACCTCGGCACCGTCGCCGACTCGGGCGCCGAGATCCGGCTGCGCACGCTCGTCGAGTCGATCGACCGCGACGCCCGCACCGTGACCACGAGCGCCGGCGACGTCGTCGGCTACGGCGCCCTGCTGCTCGCCACGGGCGGCAGCCCCACCGCCCTCGACCTGCCGGACGACGACCGCGTCGTGTACTTCCGGACCGCCGAGGACTACCGCCGACTGCGCTCGCTCTCGGGCGACGGTCGGCACGTCGTCGTCGTGGGGGGCAGCTACATCGGCACCGAGCTCGCCGCGGCCCTCGTCCAGAACGACACCCGCGTGACGCTGGTCTTCCCCGACGACGTGCTCGGCGGCTCGGTGTTCCCCGCGTCGATCGCCTCGACGTTCGAGGGGGCCTTCGAGGAGGCGCGGGTCGAGCTGGCCCGCGGACGTCGCGTCGAGAGCGGCACGGCCGACGACGCCGGCGTCCACCTGCGGCTCGACGACGGCTCGACCCTCGACGCCGACGCGGTCGTCGTCGGGCTCGGCATCTCGGTCGACGACCAGCTCGCGGCCGACGCGGGTCTGACCGTCGACGACGGCATCGTGGTCGACGAGCACCTGCGGACGAGCGACCCGAACGTGTTCGCCGCCGGCGACGTGGCCTCGTACCCGGACGCGATCCTCGGGCGCCGCCGCGTCGAGCACGTCGACAACGCGAAGTCGCAGGGCCCCGTCGTCGGACGCAACATGACCGGCGCCGACGAGGTCTACGACCACACGCCGTACTACTACTCGAAGGTGTTCGACATCTCGTACGAGGCCGTCGGCACGCTCGACGCGTCGCTCGAGACCGTCGTCGACGACCGGGGCGACGGCACGGCCGTGGCGTACTACCTGGGCGACGACGGCGCGGTCGAGGGCGTGCTGCTCTGGAACGTCGAGGAGGCCCGCGACGCCGCCCGGGCCGTCATCGCGGCGGGGGCCGTGCCGCGGGACGAGCTGGTGGGGCGCATCTGACGCGTCGCCGACCACACGACGACGACGCCCGCCCGATCGCGTGATCGGGCGGGCGTCGTCGTGTGGGTGGGCTCGTGCGGGTGCGTGTGGGCGCGCGGGCTCGTGTGGAGCCCCGAGTCAGCCGAACAGGAACGGCGGGCGGGCGGCCCGGTCGAGGTCGAGCGCGAAGATGCCGCCGCTCAGCGGGGACTCGTCGAGCTGCTCGTCACTCAGCCCCTCCCGGGCCGACAGCACGAACAGCGTGCGCAGGTCGTCACCGCCGAAGCCGATGCCGGTCAGGTTCGGCACCGGGAAGGTGATCTCGTCCACGAGACCGCCGTCGGCGTCGAGGTGCACCACCTTGCCCTCGCCGTAGATGGCCCCCCAGAACTCGCCGCGCTCGTCGCGGGCCAGGCCGTCGTGGGCGCCCTGCGACGAGAACGGGACGAGCTCGCCCAGCGTGCCGTCGGCATCCCACGACGCCCGGTAGATCGTGTCGTCACCGGTGTCGGTGAGGTAGATCTCGCTGCCGTCGTCGTTCCACTCGAACCCGTTGGTCGTGGCGAAGTCGTCGCGCAGCTGGGTGAGCGTGCCGTCCGGGGCGACGCGGTAGAGACCGGCCACGGGGCTGCCCTCGGGGTCGGTGGCGCCGACGACGAAGGCGCCGAACGGGTCGCACTTCCCCTCGTTCAGCCGGAGGCGCTCGTCGGCGTGGTCGACGGTCGCGATCGTCCGCTGCTCGGTCCCGTCGTCGCGCATGACGATCACCGTGTCGTCGAGTGCGGCGATCAGGCCGCCGCCGCGACGACGCTGGAAGCTCGGCAGGGGCGGGTCGACGACGACCGTCGTGTCGCGTGTGCCGTCCGCCGAGGTGCGGTGCAGGAGGCCGTTCGTGATGTCGGTCCAGACCAGCTCGTGGGCGTCGACGTCCCAGACGGGGCTCTCGCCGAGGGTGGCCCTCGCGTCGAAGAACAGGCGGGGTTCGGACATGGTTCCGGTCGGAAGGGACATCCGACCGGTCTACGCGCCCGACATGTCCACCGGCTCCGTTTCTCGCCCCCAGGGGTACGGAGGCCGTGTCTTGCACACAGAACACTGCGAGGGACGGGCACGAGGAGGCGCGCCGGGCCACCGTAGGAGGAGTGACGGACACCCTCGAGACCACCGACGACATCCAGGCCGACCACTTCGGCGCGACGACGGCCGCCGCCGGCGAATGGCACCGCCCCGACCCCCGGGACGACGGCTACGTGCCGCTGCGCTCCTACGGGGCGATCGGCGAC
This genomic interval from Frigoribacterium sp. Leaf415 contains the following:
- a CDS encoding NAD(P)/FAD-dependent oxidoreductase — protein: MTESFDHVIVGGGMTADAAAKAIHEATPDASVLIVSADVDAPYTRPALSKKLWTDPDYTEADNDLGTVADSGAEIRLRTLVESIDRDARTVTTSAGDVVGYGALLLATGGSPTALDLPDDDRVVYFRTAEDYRRLRSLSGDGRHVVVVGGSYIGTELAAALVQNDTRVTLVFPDDVLGGSVFPASIASTFEGAFEEARVELARGRRVESGTADDAGVHLRLDDGSTLDADAVVVGLGISVDDQLAADAGLTVDDGIVVDEHLRTSDPNVFAAGDVASYPDAILGRRRVEHVDNAKSQGPVVGRNMTGADEVYDHTPYYYSKVFDISYEAVGTLDASLETVVDDRGDGTAVAYYLGDDGAVEGVLLWNVEEARDAARAVIAAGAVPRDELVGRI
- a CDS encoding SMP-30/gluconolactonase/LRE family protein, giving the protein MSEPRLFFDARATLGESPVWDVDAHELVWTDITNGLLHRTSADGTRDTTVVVDPPLPSFQRRRGGGLIAALDDTVIVMRDDGTEQRTIATVDHADERLRLNEGKCDPFGAFVVGATDPEGSPVAGLYRVAPDGTLTQLRDDFATTNGFEWNDDGSEIYLTDTGDDTIYRASWDADGTLGELVPFSSQGAHDGLARDERGEFWGAIYGEGKVVHLDADGGLVDEITFPVPNLTGIGFGGDDLRTLFVLSAREGLSDEQLDESPLSGGIFALDLDRAARPPFLFG
- a CDS encoding esterase/lipase family protein, whose translation is MSSTPSRGHGRRRVGLRRFLRTVVLDYRYVWWVHLVPRSGRVVPRRYRDGDREPVLLLPGVYETWRFLRPVADRLNDLGHPIVVVPGMGHNRRPIAATAEVAQRILDAHDLRDVVVLAHSKGGLVGKTMMVSTDTDRRIARMVTVNSPFSGSRWATVLPVRALRPFSPRDADLLRLAEQREANRTITSMASRFDAHVTEGSVLPGAVNLEFPVDGHFRPLGHARCVAMIVREVEAGAGTGPTAEAS
- a CDS encoding alpha/beta fold hydrolase; translation: MVPPTADAYAPFDLVTDPRALGLARETIDTAHGRTVVHHAASPTDRSARRRATVMLHGAAGSWTTWTPLLQAAREVDAVVSRPVLIDLPGWGDSPEPDPGLDVESAAAVVVEVAEALGVTEFDLVGHSMGAFVALHLAAVRPDLVLSVSVVSATSFSAIDAVTHPVRGLVRLPAFTLLRAVFGVLPRASASLLRGAARIGLLRALSSPVFRHVDRVPRSVLQAFVAELRPRGFLAASRSGQGYDASLWRAIDCDVAAVSGADDVFARSSDLDRLGEVVRHARTTLLADCGHFAHVERPHETMRALGWVEG
- a CDS encoding Dps family protein, giving the protein MFQGSDQLRDNMQKVLVDLIELHVQGKQAHWNLLGSNFRDLHLQLDEIVDAAREFSDEVAERMRAVYLIPDGRTSTVTRGTSLPEFPAGPVETTAVVDLIVDRMYAVTGTMRTVHDDVDDEDPTTADVLHSILERLEQLAWMTGAENRHPEKDARQDDTRRRDEDAAAEGLDRVGAVAN